The genomic window GGCGGACCCGTATAAGCTCTTCCCGTGGCTGACGCACCGGTGGGGATCTTCGACTCAGGCTTCGGCGGACTCACGGTCGCCCGCGCGGTGCTCGACCAGTTGCCGCACGAACCGATCCTGTATCTCGGCGACACCGCCCGCCAGCCGTACGGTCCGAAGCCGATCGCCGAGGTCCGCGAGTACGCGCTGGAGTCCCTGGACCATCTCGTCGAGGCCGGCGTGAAGATGCTCGTGATCGCCTGCAACTCGGCGAGTGCCGCGATGCTGCGGGACGCCCGCGAGCGGTACGACGTACCTGTCGTCGAGGTGATCCTGCCGGCCGCCCGGCGGGCCGTCGCAGCGACCCGGAACCAGCGCGTCGGCGTGATCTGCACGCGGGCGACCGCGCAATCGCTTGCCTATGAGGACGGTTTCGCGGCCGCGCCGCAGGTCGAGCTGTTCACCCGCGCGTGCCCGAAGTTCGTCGACTTCGTCGAGTCGGGCGTGACGTCCGGTCCGGAGCTGCTCGAGGCCGCGCACGAATACCTGGACCCGCTGGTCGAGGCGGGCGTCGACACGTTGATCCTCGGCTGCACGCACTACCCGTTGCTCACCGGCGTGATCTCGTACGTGATGGGCGACAACGTCACGCTGGTCAGCAGCGCGGAGGAGTGCGCCAAGGACGTGTACTCCGTGCTCACCAAGGCCGACCTGTTGCGCCCCGACAACCTGCCGGCGCCGGAGCACCGCTTCGTCACCACCGGCAACCCGGCCGAGTTCGCCGCGATCGGCTCCCGCTTCCTGGGCCCGGCCCTGGCGAATGTGGACCAGTTCGCCTGGGTCCGCTGAACCTGTGACGCAGGTCGCACCGGACCGTTGTCCAGGGCACCGGTCGTCCTGCGCGGTGCTGGACTCGCCGGTAATGTTCGAAGTATGAAGCTCACCGTGATCGGTTGCTCCGGGTCGGTTCCCGGGCCGGACTCGGCCGCCTCGAGCTATCTGGTCACGGCCGACGGGTTCAACCTGGTGCTGGACCTCGGCAGTGGTGCGCTCGGTTCGCTCCAACGGCATCTCGCGGTGCCGGAGATCGGCGCGATCGGCCTGTCCCATCTGCATCCGGACCACTGCATGGATCTGTGCGGGCTGTACGTCGCGGCGCGGTACGCGCCCGGCGCGCCGATCCCGCGGATCCCCGTCTTCGGTCCGCCCGGGACGGCCGAGCGGATGGCGCTCGCGTACGACCTGCCGCTGGATCCCGGGATGGAGGAGGAGCTGGAATTCCATACCTGGCAGGACGTTCAGCAGATCGGGCCGTTCACGATCCGCACCGCGGCGATGATCCACCCGGTACCGGCGTACGCGATCCGCGTTGAGCACGGAAACACCTCGCTCGTCTACACCGGCGACACCGGCCCGAACGACGCGCTGATCCAGCTCGCCCGCGGCGCCGACGTACTGCTGTCCGAGGCCGCGCTCCCGGACAACGACCCGCACAATCCGGTCGACCTGCACCTGACCCCCTCCGACGCCGGCGAACACGCGAAGAAGGCCGGCGTGAAACGGCTCGTCATCACCCACGTCCCACCCTGGTACGACCGCGTCACCCAGGCCGAAAACGCCCGCCGCACTTTCCCCGGTCCCGTCGAAATCGCCACCCCCCATGCCGTTTACGACATCTGACGGCGTGCCGCTCCGGCCCGTCGGAGTTGCAGTCCATGGAACGGTCCGCGCAGGACATCGACGAGCTGCGCGCGCACTTCGGTCATGAGCGGATCGTCGTCCTCGGGCACTCGTTCGGCGCCTCGCTGGCGATGACGTACGCCGCGTCGTACGGCGATCACGTCGCCGGCGTCGTGTACCTCGATGGCGTCGGTGTCGGCGACTGGCGGACGGCGTACCACGAGGAACGGGCGCGCCGGATCACGCCCCACCAGGACGCCCGCCTGGAGGACCTGACGGGCCGGCCACGGACGCGGGCCGAGGAGATCGAGTTCCGTGCGCTGTCGTGGTTCACCGACCATGCGGACCGCGAGCGTGCGATGGAGTGGGCGTACGCGAGCGCTTCCGTCGACCTGCCGATCAACTTCGCGGCCAACCGTGCGCTGGGGGCCGTCGGGCGTGCGAGCGACGAGGAGTTGAAGGCGAGCGCGGCGACGATCCGCAGTAGACAAATCCTGATTCTGAGATCTACTCTCAAATTTGAGTTGATCTCAGAAAGGCGTTTGTCATGCTGGATCCACGGCGGTGGTGGGCTCTGGGGGCGATGTCGGTCAGCCTGATCGTGATCGGGCTGGATCTGACGGTGCTGAACGTCGCGTTGCCGACGCTGGCGACCGATCTGAAGGCGTCGACGAGTCAGCTGCAGTGGTTCGCGAACGCGTACACGCTGGTGCTCGCCTCGCTGCTGTTGCCGGCCGGGCTGCTCGGGGACCGGTTCGGGCCGAAGCGGCTGATGCTCGGCGCACTGGTGGTCTTCGGGCTGGCATCGGCTGCGTGTGCGTTCGCGCAGACGCCGGGGCAGTTGATCGCGGCCCGCGCCGCGCTGGGGATCGGATCGGCGTTCCTGATCCCGCTGTCGATGTCGCTGCTGAACATCCTGTTCGCGCCCGAGGAACGGCAGCGGGCGATGACGATCTGGCTGATGGCGAACTCGATCGGCATCCCGCTCGGCCCGGTGCTCGGCGGCTGGTTGCTCGATCACTACCGCTGGGGTTCGGTCTTCCTGATCAACCTGCCACTGGTCGCGATCGGACTCGTCGCCGTCGCGCTGCTGATCCCGAGGACGGCCGGCCACCGGTCGCGGCGGATCGACGGACCGGGGATCCTGCTGACCGCGGCCGGGCTGGTCGCGTTGACGTACGGGTTCATTGCGGCGGGGGAGCACGGATGGGGCTCGGCATGGACGCTTGGCGGGATCGCGGGCGGTCTGCTGTTCCTGGTCGCGTTCTGGGCGTGGGCCCGGCGTACGGCGGACCCGTTGATCGAGCTGTCCTTGTTCCGGTCGGCGGGGTTCACCTGGGGCACGGTGCTCGCGACGCTGGCGTCGTTCGCGCTGGTGGGATTGCTGTTCGTCCTGCCGCAACTGTTCCAGGCCGTGCAGGGCGCGGACGCGTTCCAGGCCGGGCTGCGGTTGCTGCCGATCATCGGCGGCATGCTGCTCGGCGCGAAGATCGCGGAGCGGCTGGTCGAGAAGGCCGGTACGCGCGTGTCGGTCGTGATCGGATTCGGGCTGATGCTCGCCGGGCTAGTACTCGGCGCGTTCACGAAGGTCGACGACGGGTACGGATTCACCGCGATCTGGGTCAGCTTGGTCGGAGTCAGCATCGGGTTCACGTTGCCGCCGATGAACGGGCTCGCGCTCGCGGCGCTACCGCTGGACCGGAGCGGTTCGGGGTCCGCGCTGATCCAGGCCTGCCGGCAGGTCGGCGGCACGCTCGGTGTCGCGATCCTCGGTACGGTGCTGAATGCGGCCTACCGCAGTCACCTCGACGTGACCGGACTCCCGCCGGCGGCTGCGCACGTCGCGCGGGACAGTGCCTCCGCCGCGATCGCACTCGGTTCGCCGGGGCTGGCCCGGTCCGCTCGCGCCGCGTTCGTCGACGGGATGGACGTCACGCTCTGGGCGTGCAGCGGGCTCGCGGTCGTGTCGATCGTGCTCGCGCTGGCATTCCTGCCACGCCGTACCGACGCGGTCCCGCGGGAAGCAGTCACAATCGACCTATGAGCGGTTTGCGCGAACGGAAGAAGGCGAAGACCCGGGCGGCGATCCAGGAGCACGCGCTGCGCCTGTTCCGGGACCAGGGGTACGCCGAGACGACGGTCCAGGAGATCGCCGCCGCCGCCGAGGTCTCGCCGGCCACCTTCTTCCGGTACTTCCCGACCAAGGAGGACACGATCGTCTTCGACCGCCTGGATCCGTTGATGATCGAGCTCTTCCGCGGTCAACCGGCCGGCCTGCACCCGACCGAGGCGCTGCGG from Kribbella jejuensis includes these protein-coding regions:
- the murI gene encoding glutamate racemase, yielding MADAPVGIFDSGFGGLTVARAVLDQLPHEPILYLGDTARQPYGPKPIAEVREYALESLDHLVEAGVKMLVIACNSASAAMLRDARERYDVPVVEVILPAARRAVAATRNQRVGVICTRATAQSLAYEDGFAAAPQVELFTRACPKFVDFVESGVTSGPELLEAAHEYLDPLVEAGVDTLILGCTHYPLLTGVISYVMGDNVTLVSSAEECAKDVYSVLTKADLLRPDNLPAPEHRFVTTGNPAEFAAIGSRFLGPALANVDQFAWVR
- a CDS encoding MBL fold metallo-hydrolase, with amino-acid sequence MKLTVIGCSGSVPGPDSAASSYLVTADGFNLVLDLGSGALGSLQRHLAVPEIGAIGLSHLHPDHCMDLCGLYVAARYAPGAPIPRIPVFGPPGTAERMALAYDLPLDPGMEEELEFHTWQDVQQIGPFTIRTAAMIHPVPAYAIRVEHGNTSLVYTGDTGPNDALIQLARGADVLLSEAALPDNDPHNPVDLHLTPSDAGEHAKKAGVKRLVITHVPPWYDRVTQAENARRTFPGPVEIATPHAVYDI
- a CDS encoding alpha/beta fold hydrolase — encoded protein: MQSMERSAQDIDELRAHFGHERIVVLGHSFGASLAMTYAASYGDHVAGVVYLDGVGVGDWRTAYHEERARRITPHQDARLEDLTGRPRTRAEEIEFRALSWFTDHADRERAMEWAYASASVDLPINFAANRALGAVGRASDEELKASAATIRSRQILILRSTLKFELISERRLSCWIHGGGGLWGRCRSA
- a CDS encoding DHA2 family efflux MFS transporter permease subunit → MLDPRRWWALGAMSVSLIVIGLDLTVLNVALPTLATDLKASTSQLQWFANAYTLVLASLLLPAGLLGDRFGPKRLMLGALVVFGLASAACAFAQTPGQLIAARAALGIGSAFLIPLSMSLLNILFAPEERQRAMTIWLMANSIGIPLGPVLGGWLLDHYRWGSVFLINLPLVAIGLVAVALLIPRTAGHRSRRIDGPGILLTAAGLVALTYGFIAAGEHGWGSAWTLGGIAGGLLFLVAFWAWARRTADPLIELSLFRSAGFTWGTVLATLASFALVGLLFVLPQLFQAVQGADAFQAGLRLLPIIGGMLLGAKIAERLVEKAGTRVSVVIGFGLMLAGLVLGAFTKVDDGYGFTAIWVSLVGVSIGFTLPPMNGLALAALPLDRSGSGSALIQACRQVGGTLGVAILGTVLNAAYRSHLDVTGLPPAAAHVARDSASAAIALGSPGLARSARAAFVDGMDVTLWACSGLAVVSIVLALAFLPRRTDAVPREAVTIDL